The Methylocella silvestris BL2 DNA segment CGGAGCTTTCCGATTGCCGACGTGCTGATTTCGCGCGCGATCCCCTTCATCTTCCTTTCGGGCTACGGCCCGCGCGGGCTCGATCAATGCTATGCGGGGACAAAAGTGCTGCAAAAGCCTTTTCAGCTTGGCGACCTTGAAAGCTGTCTCGAAGACGCGCTTGCGCCCGGCTGACGCATCAACACGCCCGCGCTGACGACGCCGCGTCCAGATCAGAGGCTGCATCGCGGCGCTTGCATCGGCGCGGCCCCGCGGCCATTGTCCTGAGATGGCCACGCCTCTCGACCACTCCCTCGATCGGGTGCGCTCCCGAGGCCTCACCAGCCTCAACGAGCGGTCCCGAGAAATCTTCCGGCAAATCGTCGATTCCTATCTTGCCTATGGCGAGGCGGTCGGCTCGCGCCAGGTGTCGAAGCTGCTGCCGACGCCGTTGTCTCCGGCGTCCGTTCGCAACGTCATGCAGGACCTCGAAGAAATCGGGCTGATTTACGCGCCCCATACCAGCGCGGGACGACTGCCGACCGAGCTTGGTCTGCGCTTTTTCGTCGACGCCATGCTGGAGCTCGGCGACGTCGGCCCCGGCGAGCGGGAGCAGATCGAGGCGCAGGTCAAGGCCGCCGCCTATGAGCAGCCGCTCGAAGGCGTTCTTGGCGACGCGATGAGCCTGCTCTCCGGGCTGACGCGCGGCGCCGGCGTCGTGGTCACCATGAAGGAAGACGCGCGGCTGAAACATATCGAATTCGTGCGGCTCGAGCCCGAACGCGCGCTGGCCGTCCTCGTCGCCGACGATGGATCGATCGAAAACCGCATTCTGCATATCCCGCCGCTGCTGCCGCCTTCCGCTTTGGTCGAGGCGGCGAATTTCCTCAACGCGCGAATTCGTGGCCGCACCCTCGCCGAGGTCCGGCGCGAGATCGAAGCCTCGCAGACCGCAGCCGAGCGTGAGCTTGGCGAGCTGACCGCCCGGCTGGTCGACGCCGGCCTTGCGAGCTGGGCCGACAGCGCGGGCAGCGGCCCGCAGCTGATCGTCAGGGGTCAGGCCAATCTGCTGCAGGACCTCACCGCGATCGAAGATCTCGAACGTATCCGCCTGCTGTTCGCCGATCTCGAGACCAAAAAGGACGTGATCGACCTTTTGAGCCGGGCGGACAGCGGCGAGGGGGTGCGCATCTTCATCGGCTCGGAAAACAAGCTGTTCTCGCTCTCCGGCTCGTCCATGATCGCCGCGCCCTTCCACGACGAGCATCAGCGCATCGTCGGCGTGCTCGGGGTGATCGGGCCGACGCGGCTGAATTACGCGCGCATCGTGCCGATGGTCGATTACACCTCGAAGGTGGTGTCGCGGATGCTGCAAAATCGCTGACGCGGCAAGCTGTTGCTCCGACCTTCAGCCCGGATCGAGCCGCGAACCGGCCTTCGGCGGCTTGTCCGGCTTTTCGCGCTTGCCGAGCAGCGCGTTGCGGATCCGCCGCAACTCCTTGCGCACGGCCTTCAAATCCTCCGGCGACCGGCCCATCGCCCGGGCGATCTCGCCGGGAATGGTTTTGGCCGAGGCGCGCATGTCGCCGCCCTTTTGCGTCAGGCTGACGCGCACCTGACGCTCATCCTTCGGATCGCGCGCGCGGGCGAGCAAGCCAGAGGCCTCAAGCCGCT contains these protein-coding regions:
- the hrcA gene encoding heat-inducible transcriptional repressor HrcA; its protein translation is MATPLDHSLDRVRSRGLTSLNERSREIFRQIVDSYLAYGEAVGSRQVSKLLPTPLSPASVRNVMQDLEEIGLIYAPHTSAGRLPTELGLRFFVDAMLELGDVGPGEREQIEAQVKAAAYEQPLEGVLGDAMSLLSGLTRGAGVVVTMKEDARLKHIEFVRLEPERALAVLVADDGSIENRILHIPPLLPPSALVEAANFLNARIRGRTLAEVRREIEASQTAAERELGELTARLVDAGLASWADSAGSGPQLIVRGQANLLQDLTAIEDLERIRLLFADLETKKDVIDLLSRADSGEGVRIFIGSENKLFSLSGSSMIAAPFHDEHQRIVGVLGVIGPTRLNYARIVPMVDYTSKVVSRMLQNR
- a CDS encoding MarR family winged helix-turn-helix transcriptional regulator, coding for MADDELPRVDQQVCFALYSTLHAVNKVYAPLLEPLGLTYPQYLVMLVLWEADDITVKAIGERVYLDSGTLTPLLKRLEASGLLARARDPKDERQVRVSLTQKGGDMRASAKTIPGEIARAMGRSPEDLKAVRKELRRIRNALLGKREKPDKPPKAGSRLDPG